In Capsicum annuum cultivar UCD-10X-F1 chromosome 7, UCD10Xv1.1, whole genome shotgun sequence, one genomic interval encodes:
- the LOC107878096 gene encoding long chain acyl-CoA synthetase 8 — protein sequence MEDSEGSNPYTSSVERLTSYDYISKNYGSSGVTGAVFIAIIMPIILSMLLMGKKKAKQRGVPVQVGGEAGLAMRNVKSARLVEVPWEGATTVPALFEQSCKKHSSDRCLGTRKLVSRDFVTASDGRKFEKLHLGEYQWESYGQVFDRTCNFASGLIKFGHDVDTHAAICAETRPEWIIAFQGCFRQNITVVTIYASLGDDALIHSLNETQVSTLICDAKQLKKVASVSSSLKTIKNVIYFEDDETAIDSTNIDSWRMSSFSAVEKLGKNSPIQPRLPIKEDIAVIMYTSGSTGLPKGVMITHGNIVATSAAVMTVIPNLGSSDVYLAYLPLAHVFELAAETVMLTAGACIGYGSALTLTDTSNKVMKGTKGDATVLKPTLMAAVPAILDRVRDGVMKKVEEKAGSAKKLFHIGFNRRLAAMEGSWFGAWGLEKQLWDIIIFKKVRAVLGGDIRFMLCGGAPLSGDTQRFINICMGAPIGQGYGLTETFAGATFSEWDDPSVGRVGPPLPCSYIKLVTWEEGGYRIVDKPMPRGEVVVGGCSITAGYFNNEDKTNEVYKVDERGMRWFYTGDIGRFHPDGCIEIIDRKKDIIKLQHGEYISLGKVEAALLSSDYVESIMVYADPFHSYCVALVVPSRQVLEKWSQENSIQHKDFSELCDKAESVNEIKQSISKVAKAARLEKFELPAKINLIPESWTPETGLVTAALKLKREPLKARYKNELEKLYQ from the exons ATGGAAGATTCTGAGGGAAGTAATCCATATACGAGTTCAGTGGAGAGACTGACCAGCTATGATTATATCTCCAAAAATTATGGGTCATCTGGGGTTACTGGTGCAGTTTTTATTGCCATTATTATGCCAATAATCCTCTCCATGTTACTTATGGGGAAGAAGAAGGCAAAACAGAGAGGTGTTCCGGTTCAAGTTGGTGGTGAGGCAGGTCTTGCAATGCGCAATGTTAAATCAGCAAGATTAGTTGAAGTTCCTTGGGAAGGGGCTACAACTGTACCAGCTCTATTTGAGCAGTCTTGCAAAAAACATTCTTCTGATCGCTGTCTTGGAACTAGAAAACTAGTTAGCAGGGACTTTGTTACTGCAAGTGATGGAAGGAAGTTTGAGAAACTTCACTTGGGGGAGTATCAGTGGGAATCTTATGGACAAGTATTTGATCGCACTTGCAACTTTGCCTCTGGTCTTATTAAATTTGGTCATGATGTGGACACTCACGCTGCTATCTGTGCAGAAACTCGTCCAGAGTGGATCATTGCCTTTCAG GGATGCTTCCGGCAGAATATTACTGTTGTTACCATTTATGCTTCCTTGGGTGATGATGCACTCATTCATTCACTCAATGAG ACCCAAGTATCTACATTGATATGTGATGCCAAGCAACTGAAAAAAGTGGCTTCTGTTAGTTCGAGCCTGAAAACcatcaagaatgtcatctattTTGAGGATGACGAGACGGCAATAGATTCCACAAATATTGACAGCTGGAGGATGTCGTCTTTCTCAGCAGTTGAAAAGCTGGGTAAAAATAGTCCTATTCAGCCAAGACTGCCTATCAAAGAAGATATTGCTGTGATCATGTATACAAGTGGCAGTACAGGCTTGCCTAAG GGTGTTATGATAACTCATGGAAACATTGTAGCCACTTCAGCTGCTGTTATGACTGTGATTCCGAACCTTGGAAGCAGTGATGTGTATTTGGCTTACCTTCCTTTAGCTCACGTTTTTGAGCTAGCTGCCGAG ACCGTAATGTTGACTGCAGGTGCTTGTATTGGTTATGGCTCAGCTCTCACATTGACGGACACTTCTAACAAAGTCATGAAGGGGACCAAGGGAGATGCTACAGTTTTAAAACCTACTTTAATGGCAGCAGTTCCAGCCATTCTGGATCGTGTTCGGGATGGTGTTATGAAGAAG GTTGAGGAGAAGGCAGGTTCTGCCAAGAAACTTTTCCACATTGGCTTTAACCGTCGATTGGCTGCTATGGAAGGTAGCTGGTTTGGAGCTTGGGGTCTAGAGAAACAATTGTGGGATATCATTATATTTAAAAAGGTGAGGGCTGTGCTTGGCGGAGATATCCGTTTCATGCTTTGCGGTGGTGCTCCTCTATCAGGAGATACTCAAAGATTTATCAACATTTGTATGGG AGCTCCTATTGGTCAAGGGTATGGCTTGACAGAAACATTTGCTGGAGCTACTTTCTCTGAGTGGGATGATCCTTCTGTTGGGCGTGTTGGTCCACCTCTTCCTTGTTCCTACATAAAG CTTGTTACTTGGGAAGAAGGAGGTTACAGAATAGTTGATAAGCCTATGCCTCGGGGGGAAGTAGTTGTTGGTGGATGCAGCATCACTGCTGGTTACTTCAacaatgaggacaaaactaatgaGGTTTATAAG GTTGATGAGAGAGGCATGCGCTGGTTCTATACTGGTGACATTGGAAGGTTTCATCCCGATGGATGCATTGAAATTATTGATAGAAAGAAAGATATCATTAAGCTTCAGCACGGGGAGTATATCTCACTTGGAAAG GTTGAGGCAGCACTTTTATCAAGTGATTATGTGGAAAGCATCATGGTCTACGCAGACCCTTTCCACAGTTATTGTGTAGCTTTAGTTGTCCCTTCACGCCAGGTGCTTGAGAAATGGTCCCAAGAAAATAGCATCCAGCACAAAGATTTTTCTGAACTGTGTGACAAAGCAGAATCAGTCAATGAAATCAAGCAATCAATTTCAAAG GTAGCAAAAGCTGCAAGATTGGAAAAGTTTGAGCTTCCTGCCAAGATCAATTTAATACCAGAGTCTTGGACTCCCGAGACTGGATTGGTAACTGCAGCTCTGAAATTGAAGCGGGAACCTCTGAAGGCTCGATATAAGAACGAGTTAGAAAAGTTGTATCAATGA
- the LOC107878095 gene encoding uncharacterized protein LOC107878095, with product MLANTSLISSNLSTCVLLRNHKVATKISFPNSTKIKNPETQFFKNSIYSSNCYIKTKISGFGQKGPPLYICHSSLNLQNQEDSSIEKDVDGSKEENEVGGGNNNGGNGKQWDWTTSVVLFGLWSGLMYYVFFLAPNQTPLTDIYFLKKLLNLKGDDGFQMNEVLVGLWYIMGLWPLVYSMLLLPTARSSKGSIPVWPFLVLSCFGGAYALIPYFALWKPPSPPVEETELQRWPLNLLESKLTAGITMVAGLGIIFYAGLSSGDVWKEFYQYFRESRFIHVMSIDFSLLSAFAPFWIYNDMTARKWYDNGSWLLPLSVIPFLGPALYLLLRPSVPTVPALSSPTSTEEK from the exons ATGTTAGCCAATACCAGCCTCATCTCCTCTAACTTGTCTACTTGTGTACTTCTTAGAAACCATAAAGTTGCCACTAAAATTTCATTTCCAAACagtactaaaatcaagaatcccGAGACCCAATTTTTCAAGAACTCAATCTACAGTAGCAACTGCTACATAAAGACCAAAATCTCAGGATTTGGACAAAAGGGTCCTCCTCTATATATATGCCATAGTTCattaaatcttcaaaatcaaGAAGACTCTTCTATAGAAAAAGATGTAGATGGTTCTAAAGAGGAGAATGAGGTAGGTGGTGGAAACAATAACGGAGGAAATGGAAAGCAATGGGATTGGACAACTTCTGTTGTGCTGTTTGGGTTGTGGTCTGGACTCATGTACTATGTTTTCTTCCTTGCTCCTAATCAGACTCCG TTGACAGACATATATTTCTTAAAGAAGCTCCTTAATTTGAAAGGAGATGATGGCTTCCAGATGAATGAAGTGCTAGTGGGACTTTGGTACATCATGGGTTTGTGGCCATTAGTTTACAGTATGCTGCTCCTTCCTACTGCTAGAAG TTCTAAAGGCAGCATTCCTGTCTGGCCTTTTCTAGTACTTTCATGCTTTGGTGGTGCATATGCTCTCATTCCTTATTTTGCTCTTTGGAAACCACCGTCTCCACCTGTTGAAGAAACTGAGCTTCAAAGGTGGCCTCTGAATTTGCTTGAATCAAAGCTAACTGCAGGG ATCACAATGGTTGCAGGGCTGGGGATAATATTTTATGCAGGTTTATCAAGTGGAGATGTCTGGAAGGAATTTTATCAATACTTCAGAGAAAGCAGATTC ATCCATGTGATGTCAATTGATTTCAGTTTACTATCAGCATTTGCACCCTTCTGGATTTACAATGACATGACTGCTCGAAAGTG GTATGACAACGGATCTTGGCTTCTTCCGCTATCGGTGATTCCTTTTTTGGGTCCAGCTCTATACCTTCTCCTACGCCCATCTGTTCCAACAGTACCAGCCTTATCAAGCCCAACTTCGACCGAGGAAAAATGA